The Primulina huaijiensis isolate GDHJ02 chromosome 12, ASM1229523v2, whole genome shotgun sequence genome has a window encoding:
- the LOC140990731 gene encoding protein arginine N-methyltransferase 2 encodes MEENKEESLCAAARTGDVFKVASLLKSGADVTYFDRDGLTPLMYAAKNGWAEVVTALLDAGAPWNALSPSNLSAGDFAMESGHQSSFDILLNAGIQAELILGTIARKDSAKANPNGDYLDDRVTFSEDKVMDRESKAVMMAWEKPLMEAHAKTICSGGGHVLNIGFGMGLVDTAIQQYKPLSHTIIEAHPEVYNRMLLTGWGEKKNVKIIFGRWQDVLSQLKSYDGIFFDTYGEYYEDMREFHHHLPHLLEPGGIYSFFNGFCGSNAFFHMVYCQLVALELEHLGYFTQLIPLPVKDCLGEDTWEGVKHKYWQLDTYYLPVCQCSDDSE; translated from the exons ATGGAGGAGAACAAGGAGGAATCACTCTGCGCGGCGGCTCGAACCGGCGACGTTTTTAAGGTAGCATCTTTGCTTAAATCTGGAGCTGATGTCACCTACTTCGACCGGGATGGTCTAACGCCGCTGATGTACGCCGCCAAAAATGGCTGGGCGGAGGTGGTGACGGCGCTCCTCGACGCCGGTGCCCCTTGGAATGCACTTTCCCCTTCGAATCTCTCCGCTGGAGACTTCGCCATGGAAAGTGGCCATCAATCCTCCTTCGATATCCTTCTCAATGCAG GGATACAGGCCGAATTAATTCTTGGAACAATTGCAAGAAAAGACAGTGCAAAGGCTAACCCTAATGGGGATTATCTGGATGACAGAGTTACTTTTAGTGAGGATAAGGTGATGGACAGAGAAAGCAAGGCAGTTATGATGGCTTGGGAAAAGCCACTCATGGAAGCTCATGCAAAAACTATTTGCTCTGGAGGTGGGCATGTATTAAACATCGGCTTTGGCATGGGTCTTGTGGATACTGCAATTCAGCAATACAAACCCTTGTCACATACTATCATCGAAGCTCACCCAGAGGTTTATAATCGGATGCTTCTGACTGGGTGGGGTGAAAAGAAGAACGTGAAGATAATATTTGGTCGCTGGCAGGATGTTCTTTCTCAACTCAAATCATACGACG GGATATTTTTTGACACGTACGGGGAGTATTATGAAGATATGAGAGAGTTTCACCACCATCTTCCTCACTTATTGGAGCCTGGAGGAATATATTCATTCTTCAATGGGTTTTGTGGCAGTAACGCCTTCTTTCACATGGTTTATTGTCAGCTAGTAGCTCTGGAACTTGAGCATTTGGGTTACTTCACACAGTTGATACCCTTACCAGTGAAGGACTGTCTAGGGGAAGATACCTGGGAGGGTGTGAAACACAAGTATTGGCAGCTGGATACTTATTACCTTCCTGTTTGTCAGTGTTCAGAtgattctgaatga